ACGATCATGGCATTGACAAAATTGTTGACATACTGATTACGAATCAGACTAGCATGTACTACGCGTGTGGTAGAAACATCTACGCACATAGCTAGTACTGCTAAGACAGAAATAAATAGGAGAGGGATAAACATGTTATACCCTCTGATCAGCCAGgcagaggccgcggcggcggcggcggcagcaacaTCGTTCTTCGTGGCCTTCTTCTCGGCTTTGAGCTTCTCGGTGGCGGCACGGTCGGCTTCGTTGGCGGTGGACATGGTGACGATGAAGATGACGCAAGTGTAGACGATGCAACAGACGTGAACGAACGGCGACGACCAGTCGCATAGgagacgctccccaaaaacctaatcGTCCCTCTCCTGTAGTATAGAATCCAGAGAGGCGGGGTTTCGGAGGCCTGCTCTCCCGTCAACCGTGTACGCGGTGGACGGGTTGGGatcaccggcggcagcagcaaAGGAACGATGGACGTGGAGGCAGAGATGTGATCTGACTCTCATGACGGCTAGGGTTGGCATGCGCCTCCAATATATAGGCACGTCTGCATGGGCTGGACCCACGTCCGGGTCGGTAACAGCCCAAGATCTGACATCTCAGAAATAAGCGCATaggtgtgagctcggctcggctcattcccgcaacccgcggcgcggcgggTAGCGGAAGAGGAGCGCGCAGGAACCACGTCTCTTTGCACGTTTCAATAGCATGTGGAAGAGAATCTCTTATAAGGTGGTCTAACTCCTTTTCAACTAGTggtatgggactaaactttctaccacacctagtgccatataacccacatgTGCTCTTGTAGATTTTCTGATATTGTTAGATGGGCCCTAGGTCCACCCTTATATTTCAACACGTACTATAGACCCAAAATAGTCGGACCCTTCTCCGGACCCTGTACAAGCGGCAGCTATGTGCACCGGACTGCCCTACTAAAAAAAGTAACCGAGGATCGAAAGCACTAGTAGAACTACCGAACCAATTCAAAAAAACTTGAACGGCCACATCAATGTTGGAAAACCAAGAGAATTACAGTACTCGGAATTACTGATGAAAGAATGAACATTGGTTCCAAACACATAGAGGTAACACCTTTTCTGCAAGGACGGAATAGGTAGGAAATATTGCTCGGTACAAAGTCAATCTAAGGCTGGTCATatggctagtcatagtgggaagTAATTTAGACTcgtgtcatgcttatgacacttgtCTATGTTACTATTTTCATAGTATAAAGTAACATAGATGATTGCATTTATTATCTTGTAGACTCATTTATTCTTGGAAGCGcttatgttactgtaacatattatgttactctaagcacctctctcctcattaactactTGTCACATGAGCAAATTTGCATTGGGGTGTGTTATGTTACTAGCTAAATTACTCCCATTAGGCTCATAACTGCTTgtcacataagcaaatttgcatTGGGGTGTGTTATGTTACTAGCTAAGTTACTTCCATTATGACCAGCCTTTGTTACACCCATTAGTGCACGGGCAtggttgtaatttttattacctCTGTTGTTCTTTGTAGTGGCATGATTGAAGATAAATAGATTGAaagtttctcaaaaaaaaaaagttTCTCACATAAAAAGGAAAACAAATAGGCTCATGAACGAACAACGGTGGCAAAGCGCGCGACAACTTCCAGTACAAGTtctattatactccctccgtttttaaatatttgtctttctagagattttaacaagtgactacatacggagcaaaatgagtgaatctacactctaaaatatgtttgtatccatttgaaatctgtaaaagagacaaatatttaggaacggatggagtatccgCCAAGAAAACACAGGCTGCATGGTTCGAGAAAAAAAGAAGGTATCACTGGTGTGATCGTGTCCGTTTTCCAGGGCGATTAGTAACTGGTCACTCACGAGAGAGCATCAGGGCATCGGCGTGAGACGCCAACGAGGACCATCCAGGTCTCACTTCCCGGAGCGCGAGCCAGGTGGATGCATGCTTGCTGCGAAAGAATCGCCTTTCACCTCGTCTCTTGCTGTCTTCTGGGTTTATTCGTCTCAATTCCAGCGTCCTTCCGCGATCCATCCTGGTCGCATGTCACGCGCATAACAGCAGCCAACAGTAGTCATGGTGGAGATGATGGAAGTGATCAAGAAAGAGCAGGAAGAAGATGGTACGGCTCAGCGCCAGGGCCTggaagagggaggcgccaagaagatcggcggcggcggccacgaGGAGGAGCCGTCCCCGTCCGGGAAGGTGAAGAAGAAGGCGAGGAAGCAGGGCGTCTCCGATCCACAACGGAAGCGTGCCTGCGTGGACTGCACGAGGCGATGCTCCCGAGTTCACGGCCGCGCCGCCGCTTCCTCCTCCTGCAAGGCTCCCCCGGCCCCGGCCGCCGCCCTGACGTCCTTCTTCAAGGTCATGACGGGCTCCTTCTCCGAAAAACTGGTGCGAATCCGCATTCCCATTTTCCCTTCACAACCAGATATGTACACTGCAATGGTGCAGAGATTCTTCACCGGGGATCTACTGGTGCATGCAGGACGTACCGCCCCGATTTGCCAAGAACATCCCGGAGCTGGCGGACACCAACGTCTACCTCGAAGACGCCTTCGGGCTCCGCTGGCGGGTGTACCTGTGCGCGCGCGACGGCCGCCTGTCCTTCGGGCACGGATGGAGGAACTTTGTGCTGGACCACACCGTCGCCGTCGGCGAGTTCCTGGTGTTCCGGCACATCTCCAGGTCAGTCTTCGCCGTCCAGATCTTCGCTAAGTCCGCATGTGAAAGGCTGCATCTGTGCGAGAAGAACAAGAGGCAGagcaagaagaggaagaagccCGGGGAGAAGGCGAGCTCCGACGGCGATCGCACGGCGAAAGCAAGCAAGAAGAGCAGCGAGGATAAAGATAAGAAAAGCAGTAAAAAGAAGCAGCGTGCTTGTGATCTGTTAGATGGTGATCAGGATAGAGCTCGCGGAGATCAAGATCACATGGTGCTGATAAGCACAGCAAACACTCAAGCTGCGAACTGTGGGGGCTCTGACTTTGGGACTTATGCAGAACCGACAACACCTTTGGCCATGATGGATCTCGACGATGAGATCACCGACGACATATTTCTGACAGCCGATGCATACGAATTCGAAACAGATCTCTGTATTCCAGAAGAACCAGGAGCATTTCCTGTGGACAATGGTATTGGTATGGAAGCGCCCGTTACCCACGGCGAAACCTCCGGTTTCAGCTGCGCCGAGATGATCGGCTCTCGGAACTGTGACTCTTCCGTGGGAGTTGGCCTCTGTCATGGAGAGAAATCAGCAGGCCTGAAAAATAAACAGATGGCTGATGCACGGGTAATAACAAGCACATATACTAATGCTCCAGTGCTTGACATGGACATGACGGCCTTGCCCAGCAACGCGTTGTCAGAAATTAGAGAGGAAAAGCCCTCTCCTCGTATTGATGCAGCAGCGCCTTCCAGTGAGTGCGCAACCGGCAATTGCAAGAAGGATACAGATTATAAGTTGATGGAGTTCCCTTCCGAGGGCAACCAGGTTGACACGAAAGAAGGCGAGTTCCTTTAATACTTTTGCAGTCTTTCTCTTCGTATATTGTACGTAGTATGTTTTTGATAGACCATGCATATTCAGCAATTGTTCTAGTAGAAGATTCGTCCGCGGAGCAAGACGAGGACCTGCAGATTCAAGAATGTACAGGATGGGCTGCTGCAGAGATTATTTCTGGTGGCTCAAAGCCTGGTGAACGTGGCGAGCGCAGGCAAAAACGCCGTATGCAACCTGCAGGTACGACTTGCTGCTGCCATTTTTTGGCAGCCCCGTATGCACTCGGAAACGGATTGCATGAGACGGGTTTCTGACGAGCGCCAAGGAAGATGCAGGGAACCATGAGAGCGCGAGTAGGCCAAGCAGCAGAAAGCTCCGCGTCGCGGCGCCCCCGGCTGACCAAACGTGGCTGGTGAGCCGGCTCATATAACGATCTAGTATCACGAAATGGTCGGAGGATACCATCACCTTAGATCAGAGTTGTTTTTCATGCAGGAGCTCCCTTGCCGGATGCCGGTGCTGCCGGGGAGGAAGAAGCAGGGGCGGAAGGTGGTGGTGCTGGAGGACCCTGGCGGGCGGCGCTGGCCGGTGCTCTACCTGTGCACCCCGACCTTCAGTGGCTTCGTGGCCGGGTGGGCCGACGTGCGCGCGGAGAACGGCCTGCGGGAGGGCGACGCCtgcgagctcgagctccgccgcggCAGCTACTCCGAGCTGGCGCTCCGAGTGCTGGGCGCGCCCGGTTCTACTTCTCAGTAGCCGGCCACCGTTTGGCCTCGCAAACATGTGCGTAGGTGACTGATGACGGTGGTGACCAGGGAGTGGTCACAGTTGTAACCGTTGACTTCCTCTCGTCTTGGCACCGCTGACGAGGGGAGGCTGTAAATGTGCTGCGAATCCGCAAGTATTTTTCACCTCTCCTTCGGGTGGTTGTAATGAAGAGTATCATATGATACTAACTTCGTAATGTATGGTATCATAAGTTAATATCTTAATTTGccttattaattgccatgcatAATACAAAGTaatacaacatttaatatgatacggtatcataatatgataccacatcctctTTTTTCTCATTTAATTGTGTGTCACATCATCCAAAAGGTccagttggcatgcatgataccgcttataATACTCCCATTACGACCAGCCTCAGTATGAGCGTATATACTGCACATGCTTTAGGGGTTTGATAGCACATGGGAGCTATTTCTCGCCGGTTGCGAGACGGAGCTCTGTCTCGGCAAACGCGCTAGTTACGGCATGAGTTCTTCACTTCTAGATTTTCATTTCGGTTTTCTCACTGTTTGCAGCGGTTGTCTTAGTCTTCTCTGGCTTCTTCGggttttttattttctctttatcTTCGGTTTCTCTTTTGTTAACACATGTCTATATTTTTCGTACACATTGCAGTTTTTTTGTATATTcacaaatattttttaaaaaGCATTAAAAATTTAAATACAAGATCAACATTTTTTAAACAAATGTTTTCATGCCTATCTTTATTCATACATATTGTACATTTTTGGTATCCAGATAAAGAAATAATTAGTACTCTTTTAAGAATTTTTTCCAAATATATGATTAAATTTTATAAAATCTAAGCTACATTTTTAATGCTACaaaacattttctaaattacACTAATTTTTCTTTACATTGTATAACTTTTCTCAAAAACGTCATGTAGATGTTTTTGAAATGCGTGAACGTTTTTAACATCAGGAACGTTTTCTTGACGGAGCCTCACAACGATCAGCGTCACTTGGTGAGCTTTCAGTTGCCCGCTATGTGTCGCGCTCTGGGTGCTTCCTCCGgaatttattttttatttattttcccgCAAGTGTTTTCGGCCTTTTATATGGTTTTTTTTCAGGTTTTTTCGATGTTTCGGTTTTTCACTGGTCTTTCTTAGCTTTTGGAACaaaaaaaattatcaaaaaaatattttttacgcGAGAAAatgcgttttcttttctttttttccgggagaagcacggttttgctttcgcgagagtcacagccgtgcctctcaaaaaggaaaaaaataacgcgttttcttttttttttcttccgcgagaggcatggttctatttccgcgagaggcacggttctGTTTCCgagagagtcacggccgtgcctctcagaaacgaaaataaaacgcgttttctgttttttttctttcgtgagaggcacggttttgcttccacgagaggcacggttgtgctttcgcgagaggcacggccgtgcctctcggaaacgtaAAATACGTTTTTTTTCTTCcatgagaggcacggttttgcttccgcgagatgcatggttgtgctttcgtgagaggcacggccgtgctcCTCGAACAAGggaaaaaaatgtgttttttctttctttttttcctttcgtGAGAGGCATGattttgcttccgtgagaggcacggttgtgatttcgcgagaggcatgggcgtgcctctttcggaaaagGGAAAAACCCGTGCTCCCGGTTCAGTTTTTTCATTCGGTTTTTTTCAAGTTCTCCAAAACCTATCAACAtaggatctagttttgaagatctcaacGCAAGAAATCCAAcgatgaaaacggttcgagatttggacgcacggtttaagagataaaaacgttttgaataaacggatctacgaaaaaaagGAAAACTCACAGGTTGCAACAAATGGCGCACATGTAGCGCGCCACTTGTCACAACCTGGGAAGGTGGGAGTGATCTTTGCAATGAGTGCTCCACAATTAGTGATTTCGCTCACCCTTTGATCGCCGGTTGACCCAGATCGGCTAGGTGGGTGGATTCGCGGAGAAAACCTTATTTGATGCATAGGGCTAGCGATTGGGCCAGTTTTAGAGGTTTCCGAGTACTTTATTTCTTTGTTTTTTCCTTCATTTTTGACTTTGTTTTTTTCTTTACTATTTTTTGCCAGTCCACTTTACCATGTTCTCTTCTTTTTTACGCTCTTTTTTTCCGGTTTATGCATTTATTTAATACAAAAACTatagtgaacatttttttaaataaatgGAGGGACTCGCTTCCTTGTCAAATATGTCATATTTGTCTTACTTGAATATGAATGGAAtatataataaataaataaaacttCCTGCAAATTGTGTAACCAGGGTTTGATATATGACAAAGTTTTAGCGCCACATAAGATCCATAATATTATCTTTTGATGAACTTTTCCTCGGACGAAATATGTGCTCCAAATCTGTAATAAACAATGCTTCTAGTTGTACTAAAGTGTGCTTCACTTTTTTTGGAAGCACGGTTGTGCTTTTCATACAAGAAGAACAATTGTGTTTCACTTTTTTGAAAGCAGAGGTGTGTTTTACATGCGAGAAGCACATCTATGCTTTATTTTTTTGTGGGAAGCACAATTATACTTCACACACAAGCATAACTATAGTagataaaaaaggaaaaaaatcatAACAAAAACATGAAAAGAAAAATAATCCAAAAAACTTCCCAGCGCGGAAATCTCCCAACATGTGACACCTGGTGGTATTGGGCGTTTCGTGGCGAGCTGAGGTGCTCCCGCGCAGAAAAAATGTCCGCTCTGATGGCGAACTCACTAGTTAAGGGTACCCCTTGCCAAAGTCACTCACACTCCTCAGGATGACAAGGTGCGTGCTACTTGTGCAACAAGCATCCTGAGAGTTTTCTGCTTCTTTCTTCAtgattttttaaaatattttatctcttGAACCCTGCGTCCAAATCAAGAACCGTTTTCACCTTGTATTTCTTGCATTGAAAAGTTTGAAACTAGATGTCATGTTAATAAGTTTGGACGAACTTTATTTcctaaaaaagaaaataaaaaagtaaACCAAAACGAGAAAACAAAAGCAGGAGGAGAAAACCAAAACAAAAAGGAACTAAAAAACGAAAACCAagaaaaattttgaaaaaaaaaaatcagaagcacaactgtgtttttctttttctgaagCACGATGTGATTTTCAGTTTTTTGGAAGCACGCCTCCGAGAAAAGTGTAGTTGTGCTTCACCGGAAGCACAACTGTGCTTTTCACTTTCGTGGAAGCACATTTGTGACCGCCGAAAAGCACAACTGTCCTTCCATCGAAAGCACAACTATGATTTTTACTTTTTGAGAAGCACAGTTGTGCATTTCAACATTTAGGCACATTTACGGAAAGCACATATGTGCTTCACATCGAAGCACACTGTACTTTTCTGTAAAAAATAATTGTACTTTTAACTTTCGAGAAGCACAACTGT
The Aegilops tauschii subsp. strangulata cultivar AL8/78 chromosome 3, Aet v6.0, whole genome shotgun sequence genome window above contains:
- the LOC109732535 gene encoding B3 domain-containing protein Os01g0905400-like isoform X2 yields the protein MVEMMEVIKKEQEEDGTAQRQGLEEGGAKKIGGGGHEEEPSPSGKVKKKARKQGVSDPQRKRACVDCTRRCSRVHGRAAASSSCKAPPAPAAALTSFFKVMTGSFSEKLDVPPRFAKNIPELADTNVYLEDAFGLRWRVYLCARDGRLSFGHGWRNFVLDHTVAVGEFLVFRHISRSVFAVQIFAKSACERLHLCEKNKRQSKKRKKPGEKASSDGDRTAKASKKSSEDKDKKSSKKKQRACDLLDGDQDRARGDQDHMVLISTANTQAANCGGSDFGTYAEPTTPLAMMDLDDEITDDIFLTADAYEFETDLCIPEEPGAFPVDNGIGMEAPVTHGETSGFSCAEMIGSRNCDSSVGVGLCHGEKSAGLKNKQMADARVITSTYTNAPVLDMDMTALPSNALSEIREEKPSPRIDAAAPSSECATGNCKKDTDYKLMEFPSEGNQVDTKEAIVLVEDSSAEQDEDLQIQECTGWAAAEIISGGSKPGERGERRQKRRMQPAGNHESASRPSSRKLRVAAPPADQTWLLPCRMPVLPGRKKQGRKVVVLEDPGGRRWPVLYLCTPTFSGFVAGWADVRAENGLREGDACELELRRGSYSELALRVLGAPGSTSQ
- the LOC109732535 gene encoding B3 domain-containing protein Os01g0905400-like isoform X1; protein product: MVEMMEVIKKEQEEDGTAQRQGLEEGGAKKIGGGGHEEEPSPSGKVKKKARKQGVSDPQRKRACVDCTRRCSRVHGRAAASSSCKAPPAPAAALTSFFKVMTGSFSEKLDVPPRFAKNIPELADTNVYLEDAFGLRWRVYLCARDGRLSFGHGWRNFVLDHTVAVGEFLVFRHISRSVFAVQIFAKSACERLHLCEKNKRQSKKRKKPGEKASSDGDRTAKASKKSSEDKDKKSSKKKQRACDLLDGDQDRARGDQDHMVLISTANTQAANCGGSDFGTYAEPTTPLAMMDLDDEITDDIFLTADAYEFETDLCIPEEPGAFPVDNGIGMEAPVTHGETSGFSCAEMIGSRNCDSSVGVGLCHGEKSAGLKNKQMADARVITSTYTNAPVLDMDMTALPSNALSEIREEKPSPRIDAAAPSSECATGNCKKDTDYKLMEFPSEGNQVDTKEAIVLVEDSSAEQDEDLQIQECTGWAAAEIISGGSKPGERGERRQKRRMQPAGNHESASRPSSRKLRVAAPPADQTWLELPCRMPVLPGRKKQGRKVVVLEDPGGRRWPVLYLCTPTFSGFVAGWADVRAENGLREGDACELELRRGSYSELALRVLGAPGSTSQ